GTCTTCTTCAACGGGTTCTCCATGGAATCGGAAAACTACTATGCGGAGATACCGGTGTCGCCGATCTTCGTGCCGTACCGAAACGCTACCGCGACTTGATCAAAACCAGCAGAAATATGAGAAACCGGCCCGCGGCCTCAGGATTCAGTGGGCAAGGTCGGTGAGCGGCAGCTCGGCCAGCACGATGCCGCGTCGCTGCCACGTGTACGTGACCAGCAGCCGGTCCGCGGTGAGGACCGCGGACGGGTAGCTGTACTCGGCGACACCGCTCGTGATGATGCCCGCGTCCCCGGGCGCGAATCCGGGAACGGCCGCGGGGTCGAGCGTCCTCGGGACGGCGGGGTCGACCGGAGCGACACCGTCATCGAGCACCATCGTCGTGCGCCAGGTGATCCCATCGTCATCGGACAACGAAACGACCAGGGGACAACGGCTTCCCCATGGCTCGGCGGCCGGGTTGTGCACGCACACCACGCGTCCCGAAGGAAGTCCGAGAGCGGTCAGCCCGCTGTTGTTGTTGGGCAACCCGGTCGGCACAGCCGCCGTCCACGAGCGCCCACCGTCCGGGGAAGCCGCCCGGTACGCCCTGCCCTCGGTGCTGCGCATCAGCGCGACTGGGCCGGACGCGCCCCACCACAAGGCTGGCTGGATGTGCCCCGCGCCCGTCACCTGCTTGCGGTCGACGGGAATCGGACGCGTGGACCAGGTTCGCCCTGCGTCCTCGGAGACGTCGACGAAGGGGTCCCAGCGCTGGGGATCTCCCCAGTTCTCGACCGAACCCGGCGCCAGCCACAGGCCCTCGTCTGTCCATAGGGGACGATTGCGCACCGGTCCACGGCCACCGGACCGATCACCGGGGACGAGTTCGCGGACCTGCTCCCACGTGCGACCGCCGTCGTGGGAACGCGTCACCAGCGTGATCCATTCGGAGATGCGCGGACCCACCTTGCAGAACAACCACAACGCGCCGTCCGGCCCGAGGCTCAGCACCGGGTTCCAGTGCGCGACGGCACGTCCGGTGTCCATCACCTGTTCCACGCCGCCGGCCGAGATCACGATCCGGTTGTCCGGCGTGCCTTCGTGGGTTCCCGCGAACCAGGCGACGATCGGCTCTCCGTCGACGACCTCGACCGTCGAGCCGTGGCACTGCTTCCAGCGAGGGTCGTCGACGGTGACGAAGCCGCGCTGGATCACGGAAGGCGCGCGATCCGCTGCAGCGCGGCCGGATCGAGCACCGGCGCGGGCATGCGCATCGCACCGTTGCCGTAGCCGAGTTGGCGCAGTGCGGCCTTGATGCCCTCGATCGTTCCGCCCAACGCATCGAGCACCGCGTCAACCTGTTGCTGTGCACTACGTTCGGCCTCGGCATCTCCTGAGGAGACTGCGTCGGCGAGCGCCCTGAACGGTCGTGGGAACGCAGCGGACAGCCCGGACACCACGCCCGTGCCGCCACTGCGGACGACGTGGGCGAGCGCGGTATCGGCGCCCGACCACAAGCGGGTCCCGGACGGCAGAGCTTCGACGTACTCGCCGAACCGATCGGCCGCCGATCCGCTCAGCTTCGCCCCGGCGAGCCCGGTCTCCGCTGAGATGCGGGCGAACTCCTCCGGTGGGACGATCACGCCGCTGCGCTCGCTGAAGAGGTAGCCGTAGGTCTCCGCCGTCCCCTCGACGGCGGTGATCGCGGCGAAATGCCTTGCCACAGAATCGAAATCGACCGGCAGGTAGTATGGCGTCAGAGCTGCGAGCCGCAGCGCTCCGGCCGCGACCGCGTTCCTGGCGAGCGTCACCGCGTCGCGCGTGCTCGCCGCGCCCACGTGGACGACGACCCTGGCCGGGCCGAAGACCGCGAGCGCCAGTTCGGTGAGTTCCTGGCGCTCACCGAGGTCGAGAGCGGGGAACTCCCCTGTGGTGCCACAGACGAACACCCCGTCGACGTGGTCGGCGAGGTCCGCGAAATGCCGTTTCGTCGTGTCGCGGTCGAGTTCGCCCGCGTCGTCGAAGAACGTGGGGACGGCCGTAAGGATCTCGGGCATGGCGAAGCCTCGCTCGTCGGAGTCAGGGTCAGGAAGCGCTCCTGCGTTCGGCCAGCACGGTGCGGATGCGCGCGCAGGAGCCGTCGAGGTGCGTGGTCAGCGTGCTGAGCGCGGCCTCGACGTCCCCGGACCGGACGACCGCCGCCAACTCGGCGTGGTCCTCGGCGATCGGCCGCAGATCCCGGTCGGTGTTGGTGATGTCGAGGACCGCCGCGAACAACGGCCGGTGCAGCTCCCAGGCCGCGGTCAGCCAGCGGTTGCCGCCGATGACGTAGAACCCGGTGTGGAAGTCCAGATCCGCGGCCGCGAAGTCGGCGGCGCTCGCGCTCTCGGCCGCCTTCCGCATCCTGGCGACCGCTTCCTCCAGGGGAGTCCAGTCGGCGTCGTCGCCGCGCGCGATGGTCTCCCGGATCGCCAGGCTCTCCAAGGCTCCGCGCAGCGAGTACAGCTCGACCAGGTCGGTGTCGCTCAGGCCGCGCACGTGCACACCGCGCCTGCGCGTCTCGACCAGGCCCTCGATCTCCAACTGCCGCAACGCGTCGCGCACGGGACCGCGGCTGACGTCGAAGCGCTCCGCGATCCAGCCCTCGACCAGGTGGGTGCCCGCGGCCAGCTCACCGCGCACGATCAACGCGCGCAGCTGGTCCAGCAGCAGCTCCCCGAGCGACGACTGGCGCAACGGATTGACGATCATCCACGGCTCCCCTGATCGATGCGGTCCTCACAGTATGCCGTCGTCGGTCAACGGTCAACGTCGACGGTTAACCGTTGACCGAACGCCCTCGGGGGGTCATAGTTCTCGGCGCAGGGGTCCAGGCGAAAGGGCGTCGCGATGGTCACGGCAGTTCCGAAGAAGACCCAGACAGACCGCAGGTACGCGTGGAAGGTCACCATCTCCAGCTTCCTGGGCAACACGCTGGAGTACTACGACTTCCTGGTGTACGGCACGGCGAGCGCCGTGGTGTTCCCGCAGGTGTTCTTCCCGGACGCCTCGGGCTTCGTCGCCACCCTCGCCGCGTTCGGCACCTTCGCCGTCGGGTTCCTCGCGCGGCCGCTGGGCGGGTTGTTCTTCGGCAACCGCGGCGACACCAGGGGCCGCAAGTCGACGCTGATCGTCACGTTGACCGTGATGGGCGTCAGCACCATC
The window above is part of the Allokutzneria albata genome. Proteins encoded here:
- a CDS encoding GntR family transcriptional regulator; this translates as MIVNPLRQSSLGELLLDQLRALIVRGELAAGTHLVEGWIAERFDVSRGPVRDALRQLEIEGLVETRRRGVHVRGLSDTDLVELYSLRGALESLAIRETIARGDDADWTPLEEAVARMRKAAESASAADFAAADLDFHTGFYVIGGNRWLTAAWELHRPLFAAVLDITNTDRDLRPIAEDHAELAAVVRSGDVEAALSTLTTHLDGSCARIRTVLAERRSAS
- a CDS encoding exo-alpha-sialidase, which codes for MIQRGFVTVDDPRWKQCHGSTVEVVDGEPIVAWFAGTHEGTPDNRIVISAGGVEQVMDTGRAVAHWNPVLSLGPDGALWLFCKVGPRISEWITLVTRSHDGGRTWEQVRELVPGDRSGGRGPVRNRPLWTDEGLWLAPGSVENWGDPQRWDPFVDVSEDAGRTWSTRPIPVDRKQVTGAGHIQPALWWGASGPVALMRSTEGRAYRAASPDGGRSWTAAVPTGLPNNNSGLTALGLPSGRVVCVHNPAAEPWGSRCPLVVSLSDDDGITWRTTMVLDDGVAPVDPAVPRTLDPAAVPGFAPGDAGIITSGVAEYSYPSAVLTADRLLVTYTWQRRGIVLAELPLTDLAH
- a CDS encoding dihydrodipicolinate synthase family protein encodes the protein MPEILTAVPTFFDDAGELDRDTTKRHFADLADHVDGVFVCGTTGEFPALDLGERQELTELALAVFGPARVVVHVGAASTRDAVTLARNAVAAGALRLAALTPYYLPVDFDSVARHFAAITAVEGTAETYGYLFSERSGVIVPPEEFARISAETGLAGAKLSGSAADRFGEYVEALPSGTRLWSGADTALAHVVRSGGTGVVSGLSAAFPRPFRALADAVSSGDAEAERSAQQQVDAVLDALGGTIEGIKAALRQLGYGNGAMRMPAPVLDPAALQRIARLP